A window from Bdellovibrionales bacterium encodes these proteins:
- a CDS encoding alpha/beta hydrolase, with translation MTDLKTETPIVLVPGFLCDERLWSYQLRFLSPSAPCTVVDLRYKKTLEEMVQALRAIPFPQFHLIGFSMGGYVSQAFAAQYPERLHQLVLIGTTGASLSEKEIKSRLRMKSLLEKVEYAGLSDAELKIYLHPNSYEKSEIRETVRAMAASNTSEMYLGQMSATLNRQDFKAQLNRFPHQITLIGGAQDKMAPPEKMEALHQALPQSHLHLIEECGHFVPLEKPQELNDILFEVL, from the coding sequence ATGACCGACTTAAAGACAGAAACACCCATCGTACTCGTGCCCGGCTTCCTCTGTGATGAGCGCCTGTGGTCGTATCAGCTACGATTTCTGTCGCCGTCGGCCCCTTGTACGGTGGTGGATCTTCGCTACAAGAAGACTCTTGAAGAGATGGTTCAGGCCCTTCGTGCGATTCCTTTTCCGCAGTTTCACTTGATCGGTTTTTCAATGGGTGGCTACGTGTCTCAGGCATTTGCTGCCCAGTACCCGGAGCGGCTCCATCAGCTGGTCCTCATTGGTACAACCGGTGCTTCGCTTTCGGAAAAAGAAATCAAATCCCGTCTCCGCATGAAAAGCCTTTTGGAAAAAGTCGAATATGCGGGCCTGTCGGATGCAGAGCTGAAAATCTATCTTCATCCAAACTCCTACGAGAAATCCGAAATCCGCGAAACCGTGCGTGCGATGGCGGCGAGCAATACTTCCGAAATGTATCTGGGACAGATGTCAGCGACCTTAAATCGTCAGGATTTTAAGGCGCAGCTCAATCGGTTTCCGCATCAGATCACTTTGATCGGCGGAGCCCAAGACAAAATGGCGCCGCCGGAAAAAATGGAAGCACTTCATCAGGCGCTGCCCCAGTCGCACCTGCATCTTATCGAGGAATGCGGGCACTTTGTGCCGTTGGAAAAGCCCCAGGAACTAAACGATATCCTTTTTGAAGTGCTTTAA
- a CDS encoding GAF domain-containing protein: MQSQTPAIPYQNKVSFYKELHGEIRGMAEKEWFVNLANASALLKQHLPQINWVGFYLNHKNELLLSSFQGLPACTRIAFGKGVCGTAAQSKSTQLVDDVDQFPGHIVCDSASRSEIVVPMLLGDRLLGVLDVDAPVLARFTEEDRKGLEQFVQILIESTDWPASF; encoded by the coding sequence ATGCAGTCCCAGACACCGGCAATCCCCTATCAAAACAAAGTCAGTTTTTATAAAGAACTCCATGGTGAAATTCGCGGTATGGCCGAGAAAGAATGGTTCGTAAATCTCGCCAATGCTTCAGCGCTGCTCAAGCAGCACTTGCCGCAAATCAACTGGGTTGGGTTTTATCTCAATCATAAAAATGAATTGCTCTTGAGCTCATTCCAGGGGCTTCCGGCTTGCACACGCATCGCTTTTGGTAAAGGAGTCTGCGGGACTGCGGCCCAGTCCAAATCCACTCAGCTGGTGGATGACGTCGACCAGTTTCCAGGGCATATTGTTTGTGATAGCGCTTCGCGCTCTGAAATCGTGGTCCCGATGCTACTCGGCGACCGTCTTTTGGGAGTGCTGGATGTCGATGCCCCGGTGTTAGCACGTTTCACTGAAGAAGACCGGAAAGGTCTTGAACAGTTCGTGCAGATTTTGATCGAATCCACGGATTGGCCCGCTTCGTTTTAA